One Fundidesulfovibrio putealis DSM 16056 DNA segment encodes these proteins:
- a CDS encoding type IV pilus twitching motility protein PilT, translated as MAQIDAFFSMMQELGASDLHLSSGSQPIIRLHGILQRVKFKVLEHEELKQLLYEITPEPKIKEFEETGDVDFAYAVPGVSRYRVNFFLQSRGVAAAFRTIPEKVLSLDELNMPPVLKDFCKLPKGLVLVTGPTGSGKSTTLAAMVDYINTMRQEHILTIEDPIEFLHQPKNCLINQREVGRDTRSFNSALRGALREDPDVILVGEMRDLETIRLALEAAETGHLVFSTLHTISASKTVDRIIEVFPGDQQEQIRSALSESLRGIVAQTLFTRSDKPGRAAALEILVALPAVRNLIREKRTFQINSVIETGKNHGMQTLDDAIMELYDARKITAEDAYNKAIQKTRFKDLLPQPPSGIDD; from the coding sequence ATGGCCCAGATCGACGCCTTCTTTTCCATGATGCAGGAATTGGGAGCATCGGACCTGCATCTTTCCAGCGGTTCCCAGCCCATCATCCGCCTGCACGGCATCCTGCAACGGGTGAAGTTCAAGGTGCTCGAACACGAGGAGTTGAAACAGCTCCTCTATGAGATCACCCCGGAACCCAAGATTAAGGAATTCGAGGAAACCGGCGACGTGGACTTCGCCTACGCAGTGCCTGGCGTGTCGCGCTACCGCGTGAACTTCTTCCTGCAAAGCCGGGGAGTTGCTGCGGCCTTCCGCACCATCCCGGAGAAGGTGCTGTCGCTTGACGAGCTGAACATGCCTCCGGTGCTCAAGGACTTCTGCAAGCTGCCCAAGGGGCTGGTGCTGGTCACGGGGCCGACCGGCTCGGGCAAGTCCACCACGCTGGCCGCCATGGTGGACTACATCAACACCATGCGCCAGGAGCACATCCTCACCATCGAGGACCCCATCGAATTTCTCCACCAGCCCAAGAACTGCCTGATAAACCAGCGCGAAGTGGGTCGCGACACCAGGAGCTTCAACTCCGCCCTGCGCGGAGCCCTGCGCGAGGACCCGGACGTGATCCTGGTGGGCGAAATGCGCGACCTGGAGACCATCCGCCTGGCCCTGGAGGCAGCCGAGACCGGCCACCTGGTGTTCTCCACCCTGCACACGATAAGCGCCTCCAAAACCGTGGACCGCATCATCGAGGTGTTCCCCGGCGACCAGCAGGAGCAGATACGCTCGGCCCTGTCCGAGTCGCTGCGCGGCATCGTGGCCCAGACGCTGTTCACCAGATCCGACAAGCCCGGCCGTGCCGCCGCCCTGGAAATCCTGGTGGCCCTGCCCGCAGTGCGCAACCTCATCCGCGAGAAGCGCACCTTCCAGATCAACTCCGTCATCGAGACCGGCAAGAACCACGGCATGCAGACCCTGGACGACGCCATCATGGAGCTCTACGACGCGCGCAAGATCACCGCAGA